The following proteins are co-located in the Maridesulfovibrio bastinii DSM 16055 genome:
- a CDS encoding AraC family transcriptional regulator, with translation MPQSTRKNFQDYQNTPRPFSAMSNEYDQGEVVSHSHRRAQLVYAEKGVMEINAADRLWFVPPQRIFWIPSNIRHSMTAFTRVKTLSFFIDPDFRIPEMPEIPKVLNVTALLRELLIRASAINPLYSENGKDGAIMELVIKEMNWNETDPFTVSWPRDSRLKIICSGLKESPDDSRTLAEWGAVVGASPRTLSRLFIDETGLPFSLWRQHIRVLAAQPLLLGGASVGEVALSVGYENPSSFAAVFLRITGRQPHRFADLSD, from the coding sequence ATGCCACAATCAACTCGTAAAAATTTTCAGGATTATCAGAATACTCCCCGGCCTTTTTCAGCTATGAGCAACGAGTATGATCAGGGAGAGGTGGTCAGCCACAGCCATAGAAGGGCGCAGTTAGTTTATGCTGAAAAAGGTGTCATGGAAATAAATGCCGCAGACAGACTCTGGTTTGTTCCACCGCAGCGTATCTTCTGGATTCCCTCTAATATCAGACATTCCATGACCGCATTTACCAGAGTTAAGACCTTGTCTTTTTTTATTGATCCTGATTTCCGCATACCTGAGATGCCGGAAATACCCAAAGTCCTGAATGTGACAGCGCTGCTTAGGGAACTGCTCATAAGAGCTTCAGCAATAAACCCTCTGTACAGTGAAAACGGAAAGGACGGGGCCATAATGGAACTTGTAATTAAAGAGATGAATTGGAATGAGACTGATCCTTTTACTGTTTCATGGCCACGCGATTCTCGTCTGAAAATTATATGCTCAGGCCTGAAAGAATCTCCTGATGATTCCAGAACACTGGCCGAGTGGGGGGCTGTTGTTGGAGCTTCTCCCAGAACTCTGTCCCGTCTCTTTATAGATGAAACAGGTCTGCCGTTTTCATTGTGGCGCCAGCACATAAGGGTGCTGGCAGCTCAGCCTCTGCTTCTTGGCGGTGCCTCTGTCGGTGAGGTTGCCTTGAGTGTAGGTTATGAAAATCCCAGTTCATTTGCAGCTGTTTTTCTGCGTATCACCGGAAGACAGCCCCACAGATTTGCTGATTTGTCCGATTAG
- a CDS encoding multidrug effflux MFS transporter has protein sequence MSRKKQNLIFVLCLVVIGQAGIDIYLPSIPAMINILGVKAQEVQLTVSLYLLGFGFSQVVYGPLSDRYGRRPVLMFGLPLFSLSCFAMVYAESMAAILILRVVQGCSIGAASVCARAIMRDTFSGRELASASSDMSIVWSLVPMLAPVCGAFISAHTSWFGSFIVLGGMGVIMTVWLITGIPETNAFKLSSLSIRKCVQGYYELVINSSYRENMIVLCFLYGIYSVVYASGPIIFQNIFGFTPAEYANTIFFITGGYLIGSYLNKRMLCRFKPLSLVRFGVLTSFVVTACGLLFLMAGLSKIWILVGAIFILYLALGFIFANCVAAALQNFAANAGFASSLHGPVLFGAGACISAIYEYMFTTNTQTLLGALFVQSIAMVLCLIRLLKSNNSCNL, from the coding sequence ATGTCTCGCAAAAAACAAAATCTTATTTTTGTTCTTTGTCTGGTTGTAATAGGTCAGGCCGGAATAGATATTTATCTGCCGTCAATCCCTGCCATGATCAATATTCTGGGTGTTAAGGCACAGGAAGTTCAGCTTACAGTTTCACTTTACCTGTTGGGGTTCGGTTTTTCTCAGGTTGTTTACGGTCCTCTTTCCGACCGCTACGGACGACGTCCGGTTCTTATGTTCGGACTTCCCCTTTTTTCGTTGTCATGCTTTGCAATGGTCTATGCTGAATCAATGGCTGCAATTCTGATTTTACGCGTTGTTCAGGGTTGCTCTATCGGTGCAGCAAGTGTTTGCGCCAGAGCGATAATGCGTGACACTTTTTCAGGGCGTGAACTGGCCTCGGCTTCTTCAGATATGTCTATAGTCTGGTCGCTGGTCCCCATGCTTGCCCCGGTGTGCGGTGCTTTTATCAGCGCTCATACCTCATGGTTCGGATCATTTATTGTTCTGGGGGGTATGGGAGTTATTATGACCGTCTGGCTCATAACCGGGATACCTGAAACAAATGCTTTTAAGCTTTCGTCACTGTCGATACGTAAATGCGTGCAGGGGTATTATGAACTTGTTATAAATTCTTCTTATAGAGAGAATATGATTGTGTTGTGTTTTCTCTACGGCATATACAGCGTTGTATATGCATCCGGTCCTATTATCTTTCAAAATATATTTGGTTTTACTCCTGCGGAGTATGCCAACACAATATTTTTTATTACCGGAGGATATCTGATAGGATCGTATCTGAATAAACGCATGCTTTGCAGATTCAAACCATTGTCACTTGTCCGATTTGGTGTTTTAACAAGTTTCGTGGTTACTGCATGTGGATTGCTGTTCCTTATGGCTGGACTATCAAAGATTTGGATTCTAGTGGGAGCAATTTTTATTTTGTACCTTGCTCTCGGATTTATTTTTGCAAATTGTGTTGCTGCGGCCCTCCAGAATTTTGCGGCTAATGCAGGTTTTGCCAGCTCTCTGCATGGTCCTGTGTTATTTGGTGCAGGAGCCTGTATTAGTGCTATATATGAATATATGTTCACAACAAATACGCAGACGTTGCTGGGTGCACTTTTTGTGCAAAGCATCGCAATGGTTCTATGCCTTATCAGGCTTTTAAAATCTAATAATAGTTGTAACCTGTAA
- a CDS encoding class I SAM-dependent methyltransferase: MCNKENGKMSGKKTDAAVTSGILIDYYADQLSRYGDTPLGAAWPDGQGQKLRFKTFERIIEGRSERNEVTVLDLGCGTGSFYNYILENKLNYIKYIGVDALAEALSFARNKFSDIPFYHIDISSCNENELSGFRSDYIIANGFFTVKRHATDEQMWQFMTEIIGKMWPYVNKGIIFNVMSKNVDWERDDLFHVSYDRMADYLHSLAGRYIGFCADYGLYEYTAYAFKP, encoded by the coding sequence ATGTGTAATAAAGAAAATGGAAAAATGTCCGGTAAAAAAACTGACGCTGCAGTGACCTCCGGAATATTAATAGATTATTATGCTGATCAATTAAGCAGGTATGGTGATACCCCGTTAGGTGCGGCGTGGCCTGATGGGCAGGGCCAGAAACTGCGCTTTAAGACTTTTGAGAGAATAATTGAGGGCAGATCAGAAAGAAATGAGGTTACTGTTCTCGATTTAGGCTGTGGGACAGGCAGCTTTTATAATTATATTTTAGAGAATAAACTAAATTATATAAAATACATAGGCGTTGACGCGTTAGCAGAAGCCTTATCCTTTGCCAGAAATAAATTCTCGGATATTCCCTTTTATCATATTGATATATCAAGCTGTAATGAAAATGAATTATCGGGCTTTAGAAGTGATTACATTATAGCAAATGGCTTTTTTACCGTTAAGCGGCACGCTACAGATGAACAAATGTGGCAGTTTATGACTGAAATAATTGGTAAAATGTGGCCTTATGTTAATAAGGGAATTATTTTTAACGTTATGTCCAAAAATGTTGACTGGGAAAGAGACGATCTTTTTCATGTCTCTTATGATAGGATGGCTGACTATCTTCACAGCCTTGCCGGGCGTTATATCGGGTTTTGCGCCGATTACGGGCTTTATGAATATACGGCATACGCATTTAAACCCTGA
- a CDS encoding acetyltransferase produces the protein MADIVLWGAGQIADVARVYIDKHGPDKIVGFTVDAEYKKSDTFAGRPLVAWEELEKFFPPDKVKLLGPLSFRKLNDFRTKRYNEAKERGYQHTNFIHPSCHNYAESIGDNCFILDNCILQPFSRIGNNVMFWTDVHVGHHCIIGDNCFISSCTGFSSNATVGENCIISGRTSVDYGVEIGPRCFIGMGANVHKNLPAESVVRAVNSAKARYTTQRIKHLL, from the coding sequence ATGGCGGATATAGTCCTTTGGGGGGCCGGGCAGATAGCAGATGTTGCCAGAGTTTACATTGATAAACATGGCCCTGATAAAATTGTGGGATTTACGGTTGATGCTGAATACAAAAAAAGTGATACCTTTGCAGGTCGGCCTTTGGTTGCGTGGGAGGAGCTTGAGAAGTTTTTTCCTCCAGATAAAGTTAAACTGCTGGGACCGCTGAGTTTTCGCAAGTTAAATGATTTCAGAACAAAGCGGTATAATGAGGCTAAGGAAAGAGGCTATCAGCATACAAATTTTATCCATCCCTCATGTCATAACTATGCAGAATCCATAGGAGATAACTGTTTCATTCTGGATAACTGCATATTACAGCCGTTTTCCAGAATAGGTAACAATGTCATGTTCTGGACTGACGTTCATGTCGGGCATCATTGTATAATCGGGGATAATTGCTTTATTTCCAGCTGTACTGGGTTTTCTAGTAATGCAACTGTCGGAGAGAACTGTATAATTTCTGGCAGAACTTCGGTTGATTATGGCGTTGAGATCGGTCCGCGATGTTTTATCGGCATGGGAGCTAACGTGCATAAAAATCTACCTGCTGAAAGTGTGGTCCGTGCGGTAAATTCAGCTAAAGCCCGTTATACCACCCAACGAATTAAACACCTGCTGTAA
- a CDS encoding DUF711 family protein: protein MSYKDKDLCRIRTITAFFTLDKNKEAWKKELLKASHFCSHLSETFNDNGYVVQSLRLVTNPFGEYLNTESLETARDDLNYITELLNSADMPEIRLRFAIGEARTREEIEMLPELINEFGDLCNVCVNVDLDEFGILDNKLIEDSARAVTEISRITPRGEGNFNFTVNFNCKSFIPYFPASYHREASGYNFVIGLETPDLLVDVLKTYNSGLKSENHNARFKGYFEVMSQALQFHISTISSLVSEADIDSDFNFSGFDSSAAPSKNCSSMAEVYQQIGVEYFGASGTVEASALLTRVFKSIKDVDIVGFSGLMLALTEDSGLAAGSIEGNFDIRSLLTYSSVCGIGLDTVPIPGDTPIDKICALMRDTGTMAYRLNKPLTVRLFPVPGLKAGDITAFESDDLCNCAVLAVP from the coding sequence ATGAGCTATAAAGATAAAGATCTTTGCAGAATCAGAACAATAACTGCATTTTTTACTTTGGATAAAAATAAAGAAGCATGGAAAAAGGAATTACTCAAAGCATCTCATTTTTGTTCCCATTTATCGGAGACATTTAATGATAACGGTTATGTTGTTCAGTCCTTGCGGCTTGTTACAAATCCTTTTGGAGAATATCTAAATACTGAAAGTCTGGAAACCGCTCGTGATGATCTTAATTACATCACTGAATTACTGAATTCAGCTGATATGCCTGAGATAAGATTAAGATTTGCGATAGGCGAAGCCAGAACCCGGGAAGAAATTGAGATGCTTCCTGAGTTGATTAATGAGTTCGGAGATTTATGCAATGTATGTGTAAATGTTGACCTTGATGAATTCGGTATTCTGGATAATAAATTGATTGAGGATTCCGCTCGCGCCGTGACTGAAATCAGCAGAATTACTCCGCGCGGAGAGGGAAACTTTAATTTTACGGTAAACTTTAACTGCAAATCTTTTATACCTTACTTCCCGGCAAGTTATCACAGAGAAGCTTCCGGGTATAATTTTGTCATAGGTCTTGAAACCCCTGACCTTCTTGTTGATGTTCTAAAAACTTATAATTCCGGCCTTAAATCGGAAAATCATAATGCTCGGTTCAAGGGCTATTTTGAAGTTATGAGTCAGGCTCTGCAATTTCACATTTCCACAATCAGCTCTTTAGTCTCAGAAGCAGACATTGATTCGGATTTTAATTTTTCCGGATTTGACAGTTCTGCAGCTCCTTCAAAAAATTGCTCAAGTATGGCTGAAGTTTATCAGCAAATTGGTGTTGAATACTTTGGTGCGTCCGGAACAGTTGAAGCTTCCGCTCTTTTAACCAGAGTTTTTAAATCGATTAAGGATGTCGATATTGTTGGATTTTCAGGACTGATGCTGGCTCTTACTGAAGATTCAGGACTTGCTGCCGGTTCAATCGAAGGTAATTTTGATATAAGGTCGTTGTTAACCTATAGCTCCGTGTGCGGTATAGGGCTTGATACTGTACCGATTCCCGGTGATACGCCAATAGACAAAATATGCGCCCTGATGAGGGATACCGGCACAATGGCTTACCGCTTAAACAAGCCGCTTACAGTTCGTCTTTTCCCTGTGCCTGGCTTGAAAGCTGGCGATATAACAGCATTTGAAAGTGACGATCTCTGCAATTGCGCGGTACTTGCCGTCCCTTAA
- a CDS encoding uracil-xanthine permease family protein yields the protein MKPSQLLYGLDDRPPALVNGFLGLQHVSIIAISFVMPILLVHEGGGTTLQITFIISMSMLAGGIGVIAQALRSGPVGSGYLCPQVCGPSFLAASVLCVKTGGLPLVFGMTACAGVIEALFSRVVHKLRVLFPTEVTGLIVTMVGITVVKLAGRNFLSLDSSGTINTAGLSVGIITLMLMVSLNVWSKGNFRLFCILIGIVGGYLAALGSGQLTPSEIKAAMAHPLIWNPIAHHPGWSFDATLVLPMGIAVICSSLKSVGDLTTCQKINDTEWKRVDLASVQKGILADAVGCFTAGILGGFGQSTSSSNIGLTIATGVTSRSVAFSTGGILIILAFCPKLSGIFAVMPPPVVGATLIFAVGFMIVAGIQIIMSRMIDSRKTFVIGLSIIFGLTVDMLPHAFMDLHPWLKAIFSSSLSAATISALILNLIFRIGIKSKASLIISSENPYSQSIVEFMERQGGAWAARPEVIKKATAATSEYMEAIGGSSKLGEATSITIFFDEYNLDVVIRHPGKIPELSHRAPEPEALLEPDGVLQMAGFLVRSLTDRIESKTSNGKATTRLHFEH from the coding sequence ATGAAACCATCACAACTGCTTTACGGATTAGACGATCGCCCGCCTGCTTTAGTTAACGGTTTCCTTGGATTACAACACGTCAGTATAATTGCCATATCTTTTGTCATGCCCATCCTTCTGGTTCATGAAGGTGGCGGCACAACTTTACAGATCACTTTTATCATCAGCATGTCGATGCTTGCAGGAGGAATCGGAGTCATCGCACAGGCCCTTCGCTCGGGTCCGGTCGGTTCAGGGTATCTTTGTCCGCAGGTCTGCGGTCCATCATTTCTCGCGGCTTCAGTGCTATGCGTTAAAACAGGAGGTCTGCCCCTTGTTTTCGGCATGACGGCATGCGCTGGAGTAATAGAGGCTCTGTTCTCCAGAGTAGTTCATAAACTCAGAGTGCTTTTTCCAACGGAAGTAACCGGCCTGATCGTTACCATGGTCGGCATTACAGTGGTAAAACTTGCCGGACGCAATTTTCTGTCTCTGGACAGTTCTGGAACCATCAACACCGCAGGTCTTTCAGTCGGCATTATAACTCTAATGCTCATGGTTTCTCTGAATGTCTGGTCTAAAGGAAATTTCAGACTATTCTGCATTCTTATTGGAATAGTTGGCGGATACCTTGCCGCGTTAGGCTCCGGTCAATTAACTCCGTCCGAAATAAAAGCAGCCATGGCCCACCCTCTGATCTGGAATCCGATCGCTCACCACCCCGGATGGTCATTTGATGCTACTCTTGTCCTGCCAATGGGAATTGCTGTTATCTGTTCCAGCCTCAAAAGTGTCGGCGATCTGACAACATGCCAGAAAATAAACGACACAGAGTGGAAAAGAGTTGACCTTGCAAGCGTTCAGAAAGGGATTCTTGCTGATGCTGTCGGCTGTTTTACAGCCGGTATTTTAGGTGGATTCGGACAGTCAACTTCATCCTCAAACATAGGTCTGACCATAGCAACTGGAGTGACCAGCCGCAGTGTGGCTTTTTCAACCGGTGGAATCCTGATTATTCTGGCATTTTGTCCCAAACTAAGTGGGATATTTGCAGTAATGCCACCACCAGTTGTTGGAGCAACACTCATTTTTGCTGTAGGATTCATGATCGTAGCCGGAATTCAGATTATAATGTCGCGTATGATCGACAGCAGAAAAACATTTGTAATCGGCCTGTCCATTATATTCGGCCTGACTGTGGACATGCTGCCCCACGCTTTTATGGATTTACATCCATGGCTCAAGGCAATTTTCTCTTCTTCACTATCCGCAGCCACAATTTCAGCCCTAATCCTAAACCTCATCTTTCGCATCGGCATCAAGTCTAAAGCATCATTGATCATATCTTCCGAAAATCCGTACAGTCAGAGCATTGTTGAGTTTATGGAACGTCAGGGTGGAGCATGGGCTGCAAGGCCGGAAGTTATAAAAAAAGCAACGGCGGCAACATCCGAATATATGGAAGCTATAGGAGGATCAAGCAAACTAGGGGAAGCAACCAGTATAACAATCTTTTTTGATGAGTATAACCTTGATGTAGTGATCCGGCATCCGGGAAAAATTCCTGAACTTAGTCACCGGGCTCCAGAACCTGAAGCTCTGCTTGAGCCTGACGGAGTCCTTCAGATGGCCGGTTTTCTGGTCAGATCACTGACTGACAGAATAGAGTCCAAAACATCCAACGGTAAAGCTACTACCAGACTGCATTTTGAACATTAA
- a CDS encoding MBL fold metallo-hydrolase — protein sequence MNILFMDNTAELQKLIEEAKKQNWLDITAHHFCDFEESRKYQVNSAYYDSKKIICDFKNKFNNNGTTIVVASIEFSNIKINTSEGILLSPWEINPKKENKLRNLLWTIEGLKIITDFAPESDIETNQYWSAQQFINVTKIHQDNICSSYSAEKQFKLYILKELAQLNPSIKSKILMTSFPDLIESHSFDLKKMNPMERMGAVDLQLKILESKNTRDDLYNSTKRTYEASNNIYKRYNSSIRQKYEDIAYFIPLRRWNSWTPAQPTTNTINNREILPKTKVGGGYLVSSGKNNIAVDPGFGFLDSIYNEYRITIRDIDAVIISHDHNDHSADLLNILSLRFKYQDECSGKLKVLLNPSSCYLYSHILEYYNSILDTSTQFTFSPGATKNVGDITVRSIAMEHDEIFHYLSPKPTKHGDSIDSQALGLIFKMDGLKIGIVGDTKFSDDNAQILTWANFFKDVNFLALHVGCLEEDWGKRCKPAKEIVYSSKKRGHLGLVGIIKFLELVTPDCCILSEFGEELAVNSLRKAIPSWIKKTLSYKLPIISTDTGLFLCKWKDGTLCFRCACSEKKGKDNFVPIEYIHIREGDTKLIYEAECGCASNHFTLTFDD from the coding sequence ATGAACATTTTATTTATGGATAATACCGCAGAGTTACAAAAACTCATTGAAGAAGCAAAAAAACAAAATTGGTTAGACATTACTGCTCATCATTTTTGTGATTTTGAAGAAAGTAGAAAATATCAGGTTAATTCAGCCTACTATGATTCAAAAAAAATAATATGCGATTTCAAAAATAAATTTAATAATAACGGTACAACGATAGTTGTAGCATCTATAGAATTTTCAAATATAAAAATAAATACATCAGAAGGGATTCTCCTCTCTCCATGGGAAATAAACCCAAAAAAAGAAAATAAGCTTCGGAATCTTCTATGGACAATTGAAGGTCTAAAAATTATCACGGATTTTGCTCCGGAAAGTGATATTGAAACAAACCAGTACTGGTCAGCACAACAATTTATAAACGTTACAAAAATACACCAAGATAATATATGTTCATCATATTCTGCTGAAAAACAGTTCAAATTATATATTCTAAAAGAACTGGCTCAGCTAAATCCATCAATAAAGTCTAAGATACTTATGACTTCCTTCCCTGATCTGATTGAGTCACATTCTTTTGACTTGAAGAAGATGAACCCTATGGAAAGAATGGGAGCTGTGGATTTACAGCTAAAAATTCTAGAATCAAAAAATACCAGAGATGACTTATATAATAGTACTAAACGGACTTATGAAGCTTCTAATAATATATACAAAAGATATAACTCAAGTATACGTCAAAAATATGAAGATATAGCTTACTTTATTCCTTTACGTCGTTGGAATTCATGGACACCAGCACAGCCAACAACTAATACAATTAACAATCGAGAAATATTACCAAAGACTAAAGTTGGTGGTGGATATCTAGTTTCAAGTGGAAAAAACAATATTGCAGTAGACCCTGGATTTGGATTCTTAGATTCCATTTACAATGAATACCGCATAACAATAAGGGACATAGATGCAGTAATTATCTCACATGATCATAATGACCATTCTGCAGATTTACTAAATATTCTTAGTTTGAGATTTAAATACCAAGATGAATGTTCTGGAAAACTTAAGGTACTGCTAAACCCCAGCAGTTGTTATTTATACAGTCATATTCTTGAATATTATAATAGTATACTGGACACTTCAACTCAATTTACGTTTTCTCCAGGTGCAACAAAAAATGTAGGCGATATAACGGTCAGAAGCATAGCAATGGAGCATGATGAGATATTTCATTATCTGTCACCAAAACCTACAAAGCATGGAGATTCTATAGACTCACAAGCACTGGGACTTATTTTTAAAATGGACGGTTTAAAAATTGGAATAGTTGGAGATACTAAATTTTCCGATGATAACGCCCAAATATTAACATGGGCTAATTTTTTCAAAGACGTTAATTTTCTAGCTCTACACGTTGGATGCTTAGAAGAGGATTGGGGAAAAAGATGTAAACCTGCTAAAGAAATTGTTTATAGTAGTAAAAAGCGGGGACATCTTGGACTTGTAGGTATTATAAAATTTTTGGAACTTGTAACACCAGACTGTTGTATACTTTCTGAGTTTGGAGAAGAACTAGCAGTAAATAGCCTTCGTAAAGCAATCCCGTCTTGGATAAAAAAAACTCTAAGCTATAAGCTCCCTATCATTTCGACAGATACGGGACTCTTTTTATGCAAATGGAAAGACGGAACTTTATGCTTCCGGTGTGCATGTAGTGAAAAGAAAGGAAAAGATAACTTTGTTCCAATCGAATATATACATATACGCGAAGGAGATACAAAACTAATTTATGAGGCTGAATGCGGATGCGCTTCAAATCATTTTACCTTAACATTTGATGACTAA
- a CDS encoding porin family protein has protein sequence MKIIYLLFILSLLLPEISHASWKGKVIKVNNAQSYVILKDGRPTTVKLENITFPEDTSAESYAKATLDACNLALSRTATVFEDGTTQEGEVIANVIINGRCLNDLLVTQKIMKVNDAGSMHINKFKYSRTPVYVERLPQKITTASSNVETVKLRYVSNISPATEPKSSTTEYYIEVEEKDPSSALGFWNNRKRKIKRLVKVHRANNGIPPETVQGKKQIITSPEKYHPQDNQRDFAADNYVNSPAYQSKTSAQTDNLALVSENSRDSSTKKSDCQGTKYRMDVILGYNAGGLDFDADGVSGYAGTGSGLLTGINFWEDGFLADWFTTGLLLRYRQQSSNVKIDGYGEGDFTLDAYDFIGRLTIRKNKGDIHPYAGFGFGASYFVESEITSESASGPTIEGFAGVDYDITDSLYLGMEADYTRSWFELYGVDFSHDGVGAALKLGFRFN, from the coding sequence GTGAAAATAATCTACCTGCTATTCATATTATCTCTTCTGCTGCCTGAAATATCCCATGCTTCATGGAAAGGGAAAGTTATCAAAGTTAACAATGCCCAATCGTATGTCATCTTAAAGGACGGACGCCCTACTACAGTTAAACTGGAAAACATAACCTTCCCGGAAGACACCTCTGCGGAAAGTTACGCCAAGGCAACTTTAGACGCCTGCAATCTGGCTTTGTCCAGGACCGCTACAGTTTTTGAAGATGGAACCACCCAGGAAGGTGAGGTCATCGCAAATGTAATTATCAATGGCAGATGCTTAAATGACCTGCTTGTTACCCAGAAAATCATGAAAGTGAATGACGCAGGCTCTATGCATATCAATAAATTTAAATATAGCAGGACACCGGTATATGTAGAGCGTCTTCCACAAAAGATAACTACAGCTTCATCAAATGTTGAGACAGTTAAGCTAAGATATGTGAGTAATATTAGTCCCGCCACTGAACCAAAAAGTTCCACGACAGAATATTATATTGAGGTTGAAGAAAAAGACCCAAGCAGTGCTCTCGGCTTTTGGAATAACAGGAAGAGAAAAATAAAACGTTTAGTTAAAGTTCATCGGGCAAATAACGGCATCCCTCCTGAGACAGTTCAGGGGAAAAAGCAGATAATAACTTCCCCTGAAAAATATCATCCGCAAGACAATCAAAGAGATTTCGCAGCAGATAATTACGTTAACTCCCCAGCGTATCAGTCAAAGACAAGCGCTCAAACCGATAATTTAGCTCTTGTATCCGAAAATTCGCGGGATAGCTCTACAAAAAAGTCAGATTGCCAAGGCACAAAATACAGGATGGATGTCATACTCGGCTACAATGCAGGAGGACTAGATTTCGATGCGGACGGTGTCAGCGGTTATGCTGGAACTGGCAGCGGCCTCCTTACAGGAATAAATTTTTGGGAAGACGGTTTCCTTGCAGACTGGTTTACGACCGGGTTGCTGCTTCGTTACAGACAGCAATCCTCCAACGTAAAGATTGACGGATACGGAGAGGGAGATTTTACCCTCGATGCATACGACTTTATCGGCCGACTGACCATTAGAAAAAACAAAGGAGATATCCACCCCTATGCAGGGTTCGGATTTGGAGCTTCTTATTTCGTAGAAAGTGAAATAACCTCAGAAAGTGCCTCCGGACCGACCATAGAAGGCTTTGCCGGTGTAGACTACGATATTACAGATTCACTGTATCTTGGAATGGAAGCGGACTATACAAGAAGCTGGTTCGAACTATATGGAGTGGATTTCAGCCATGACGGAGTCGGGGCAGCACTGAAATTAGGGTTTAGATTTAACTAG